Proteins from one Triticum aestivum cultivar Chinese Spring chromosome 7A, IWGSC CS RefSeq v2.1, whole genome shotgun sequence genomic window:
- the LOC123151625 gene encoding uncharacterized protein — MAPMSSNVMEAGATQTTEQGHGGREAGSAAKDEDSKLYEFKEQLLLLSTLVATVTYVAGLNLPGGSWEQDDPGGHMAGDPILRDTHYRRYLAFYYCNATALAASLVVSLILIILPKKKQYWTLVLRMVMVLDLLGLMGAYGAGSCRDAFTTVYAAVAFFILVLIIIYVFLYVLLNRDDEVHPNSTPTATPSPSTPPIPTLPTPSPSLSPPPIPTLSTPTPSPSPSPIPTLSTPTTSPSPFPNPDSYSYSHSISSSSLNRDSNPKPKFNLNPHSNPKPDSNSSPDSDIKPNSIFISKSTSFVDAVKRVQAENDVVRSLADVKMQAEKEKIDVLMLLATFAVTITYVAGLSPPGGFWSSTQDGHRLSDPVLQARGRYRAFFVCNTTSFAVSLLIIVLLLEKKLLNKELLKKELLKKELLIITVRFALYVLIAVALLGLMVAYAAGSCRETDNTVFVLTLTAVVPICVCLQLAFVTCTNCWKRPATKFGDVLGWFKTPRGTSTSTDIQLHIHNTRYLVMLLATLVVTITYQAGLDPPGGLWLDSQDGHTIGHPVLQTTHPTRYQVFFYSNSAAFVTSLVVIMMLQSKYLLTRHTLEAALVLDLFGLITAYGAGSTRDVNASFYIIALAGIVLVYVIVHITIIDHAPEPEGGDVAVKHLDDKRKVLLLVAILAATLTYQAGLTPPGGFWLADDQGHGRRAGFPVLHDNYPRRYHAFFYCNGASFMASVTLILLLVNPKLYRPGIRCYALYVCMLVGMVGLMGAYAAGSSRHLKTSIYVLSLVVAVSVFIALLVPLFRYICKDNSTNNIAIPATATTAPNNTSNAATTINATATANNIAAVAAATSTTTIITTKENDKLEYLMLLGILGASMTYQTGLKPPGGLWQDNTNGHSAGNPILHDINKHRYNAFFYSNSTSFMASIVVVVMLLPLTIQKKFHGHNLPLWPMHTAILLDMISLLVGYAAGSTRKWETSRHVMFLIIPVLLYIAVYALASIFYHRKKQRVLERSTLILPQLAESSDSLSGQIQ; from the exons CCGGCGACCCGATCCTTCGGGATACCCACTACCGCCGGTACCTCGCCTTCTACTACTGCAACGCCACCGCCCTCGCCGCGTCGCTCGTGGTTTCCCTCATACTCATCATCCTGCCGAAGAAGAAACAATACTGGACACTGGTGCTGAGGATGGTGATGGTGCTCGACCTACTAGGCCTCATGGGAGCCTATGGTGCCGGGAGCTGCCGTGATGCATTCACGACTGTCTACGCAGCGGTAGCCTTCTTCATTTTGGTATTGATCATCATTTATGTTTTCTTATACGTCTTGCTCAATCGTGATGATGAGGTCCACCCCAACTCCACCCCCACTGCAACTCCATCTCCATCTACGCCTCCAATTCCTACTCTGCCCACCCCAAGTCCATCTCTATCTCCACCTCCAATTCCCACTCTGTCCACCccaactccatctccatctccatctccaattccCACTCTGTCCACCCCAACTACATCTCCATCTCCATTTCCAAACCCTGATTCCTATTCCTACTCTCACTCCATCTCCAGTTCCAGCTTGAACCGTGACTCCAACCCCAAACCCAAGTTCAACTTGAACCCTCACTCCAACCCGAAACCCGATTCTAACTCGAGCCCTGACTCCGACATCAAACCCAACTCCATCTTCATCTCCAAGTCGACCTCCTTCGTCGATGCCGTGAAGCGAGTCCaggcagagaatgatgtggtgAGGTCACTCGCTGACGTCAAGATGCAAGCAGAGAAGGAGAAGATTGATGTGCTGATGTTACTTGCAACCTTCGCAGTCACCATCACATACGTTGCTGGGCTCAGTCCACCTGGTGGGTTCTGGAGCAGCACCCAAGATGGACACCGTTTGAGTGACCCGGTGTTACAAGCCCGTGGCCGGTACCGTGCCTTCTTCGTTTGCAACACCACTTCGTTTGCCGTGTCCCTGCTCATCATCGTGTTGCTCTTGGAGAAGAAACTGCTCAacaaggagctgctcaagaaggagctgctcaagaaggagcTGCTCATTATCACAGTTCGGTTCGCCCTCTATGTGTTGATTGCTGTCGCTTTGCTGGGCCTCATGGTAGCCTATGCTGCTGGGAGTTGCAGGGAGACTGATAATACTGTCTTTGTCCTTACCCTCACTGCTGTGGTTCCTATCTGTGTGTGCCTCCAACTGGCATTTGTTACTTGCACCAATTGTTGGAAAAGACCCGCAACCAAGTTTGGTGATGTCTTGGGATGGTTCAAGACTCCTCGAG GCACCTCCACAAGCACGGACATCCAGCTACACATTCATAACACCCGCTATCTTGTTATGCTCCTTGCTACTCTTGTGGTGACCATCACTTACCAAGCAGGACTAGATCCGCCTGGTGGCCTGTGGCTAGATAGCCAGGATGGGCATACAATCGGCCACCCGGTGCTCCAAACGACACATCCTACTCGATACCAAGTGTTCTTCTACAGCAACTCCGCAGCTTTCGTCACATCCTTGGTCGTCATCATGATGCTCCAGAGCAAGTATCTGCTCACACGGCACACACTTGAAGCAGCCCTAGTACTGGACCTATTTGGCCTCATTACTGCCTACGGTGCCGGAAGCACCAGGGACGTAAACGCGTCCTTCTACATCATCGCCTTGGCAGGCATTGTCCTCGTCTATGTCATTGTCCATATCACAATAATAGACCATGCCCCTGAGCCAGAGGGTGGCGATGTTGCAGTAAAGCATCTCGATGACAAACGCAAGGTGCTACTGTTGGTTGCTATCTTGGCCGCTACCCTCACATACCAAGCTGGTCTCACCCCGCCTGGTGGCTTCTGGTTAGCAGATGACCAAGGGCATGGTCGTCGTGCGGGCTTCCCAGTCCTTCACGACAATTACCCTCGTCGTTACCATGCATTCTTCTATTGCAATGGGGCGAGTTTCATGGCATCCGTAACACTCATCCTTCTTCTTGTCAATCCAAAGCTATACAGGCCAGGTATACGTTGCTATGCGCTCTATGTGTGCATGCTGGTGGGCATGGTTGGCCTCATGGGTGCCTATGCCGCTGGAAGCTCCCGGCATCTTAAAACCTCCATCTATGTATTATCCTTGGTTGTCGCAGTGTCAGTCTTCATAGCCTTGCTGGTACCCCTTTTCCGGTACATCTGCAAAGACAACAGCACCAACAATATCGCCATTCctgccaccgccaccaccgcccccaACAATACCAGCAATGCCGCCACCACCATCaatgccaccgccaccgccaacAATATTGCCGCCGTCGCTGCTGCCACTTCCACCACTACCATCATCACTACCAAGGAGAACGATAAACTTGAATACTTGATGTTGCTAGGAATCTTGGGCGCAAGTATGACATACCAGACTGGCCTAAAACCACCGGGCGGCTTGTGGCAGGACAACACCAATGGACACTCTGCTGGCAACCCCATCCTCCACGACATCAACAAGCACCGGTACAATGCTTTCTTCTACAGCAACTCCACTTCCTTTATGGCCTCAATCGTGGTTGTCGTCATGCTTCTTCCATTGACAATTCAAAAGAAGTTTCACGGTCACAATCTGCCACTCTGGCCGATGCACACGGCCATTTTACTGGACATGATTAGCCTCCTGGTGGGCTATGCAGCAGGCAGTACTAGGAAGTGGGAAACCTCCAGACATGTCATGTTCCTCATCATCCCTGTGTTGCTCTACATTGCGGTCTATGCATTAGCGTCAATCTTCTACCACAGGAAGAAACAACGTGTGTTGGAAAGGTCAACCCTGATTCTACCCCAACTGGCAGAGTCAAGTGATTCTTTGTCAGGTCAAATTCAGTAG
- the LOC123150833 gene encoding probable LRR receptor-like serine/threonine-protein kinase At1g56130 — protein sequence MREMRLFMILHGAALLLLLAAVAHAQQTRTTDPADAAALHAVFAKLGQKAGPQWNISGDPCTGAAIDNTNIDNNDIFKAAIKCEVCTGGNTSVCRITRLKIYALDAVGPIPEELRNLTALTDLDLGQNYLTGPLPSFIGELTAMKSMTFGINALSGPVPKELGNLKNLIKLGLGGNNFSGSLPTELGNLAKLEELYIDSSGLSGPLPSSLFQLTKMKKLWASDNDFTGKIPDYIGSWSSLTELRFQGNSFQGPIPATLSNLSQLASLRIGDILSGSSSSLAFINNLTSLNTLVLRNCRISDKLVSIDFSKFTSLNLLDLSFNNITGQVPQTLLNLNSLAFLFLGNNSLSGSLPSSVGPLLKNLDFSYNQLSGSIPSWAKDSQLNLVANNFVADSSSNSVLPAGWGCLQRNTPCFLDSPKSSSFAVDSGKSIVGPDNSVYQPDRASLGAASLYVTGAPTWGVSNVGKFMEANNGSYIIHSPGQFLNTLDPELFQNARMSPSSLRYYGIGLENGNYTVTLLFAEFDFPDTQSWKSRGRRVFDIYVQGERKEQNFDIRKAAGGKSFTAVRKQYTVPVTKNFLDIHLFWAGKGTCCIPTQGYYGPAISALSATPNFTPTVRNAVIKKGSKTGVIAGAIVGVVVLGLLAFAGIFVWRQKKRKLALEQEELYSIVGRPNVLSYGELRSATENFSSNNLLGQGGYGSVFKGKLTDGRFVAVKQLSETSHQGKKEFATEIETISRVQHRNLVKLHGCCLEGNKPLLVYEYLENGSLDRALFGKGKSNLDWSTRFEICLGIARGLAYLHEESSIRVVHRDIKASNVLLDANLNPKISDFGLAKLYDDQETHVSTKVAGTFGYLAPEYAMRGHVTEKVDVFAFGVVVLETLAGRPNYYTTEDQSKVYIFEWVWELYEDGQPLDMLDPRLEDFDSEEVLRAIKVALVCTQGSPHQRPPMSRVVAMLAGDVEAPDWVPKPSYITEWQIKGGGDTSYMSSEVNGQSSSEPAPFLGSVIDQGR from the exons ATGAGGGAGATGAGGTTGTTCATGATCCTCCATGGTGCGGCGCTCTTGTTGCTTCTTGCGGCGGTTGCGCATGCTCAACAAACAAGGACGACCGACCCGGCTGACG CGGCGGCGCTGCATGCTGTGTTCGCCAAACTCGGCCAGAAGGCGGGGCCGCAATGGAACATCAGCGGCGACCCCTGCACCGGCGCTGCCATAGACAACACCAACATCGACAACAACGACATCTTCAAGGCCGCCATCAAGTGCGAAGTCTGCACAGGCGGCAACACCTCCGTCTGCCGCATCACCAGGCT GAAAATATACGCCCTGGACGCGGTGGGCCCCATACCAGAAGAGTTGCGGAACCTCACAGCCCTGACCGATCT GGATTTAGGGCAAAATTACTTGACAGGGCCTTTACCATCTTTCATCGGGGAGTTGACTGCTATGAAGTCCAT GACTTTTGGTATCAATGCATTATCTGGACCTGTACCAAAGGAGCTCGGGAACCTTAAGAATCTTATAAAATT GGGCTTGGGCGGAAACAATTTTAGTGGCTCGCTTCCTACGGAACTGGGAAACCTGGCAAAACTTGAGGAACT GTACATTGACAGTTCTGGCCTTAGTGGTCCACTGCCATCATCACTTTTCCAGCTTACGAAAATGAAAAAATT ATGGGCGTCAGATAATGATTTCACTGGGAAAATACCAGATTATATTGGTAGCTGGAGCAGTTTAACAGAGCT GAGGTTTCAGGGTAATTCTTTTCAAGGTCCAATTCCAGCTACTCTTTCCAATCTTAGCCAATTGGCAAGCTT ACGAATTGGTGATATATTAAGTGGGAGCTCTTCTTCACTTGCATTCATCAATAATCTGACATCTTTGAACACCCT GGTTTTGAGGAACTGTAGGATATCTGATAAGCTTGTTTCAATAGACTTTTCGAAATTCACCAGTTTAAATTTACT ggATTTGAGTTTCAATAATATCACAGGCCAAGTACCACAAACCTTGTTGAATCTGAACTCACTCGCCTTCTT ATTTCTTGGGAATAATAGCCTTTCAGGAAGCCTTCCAAGCTCAGTAGGACCATTGCTTAAAAATTT AGATTTTTCTTACAACCAGCTCTCAGGAAGCATTCCTTCATGGGCTAAAGATTCACAATT GAATCTGGTGGCAAACAATTTTGTGGCCGATAGTTCCAGCAACAG TGTCTTACCTGCGGGGTGGGGGTGCCTTCAGCGTAATACACCATGTTTTCTTGATTCTCCAAAGT CTTCTTCCTTTGCTGTGGACTCTGGAAAATCCATAGTAGGCCCTGATAATTCCGTGTATCAACCTGATCGTGCCAGTCTTGGAGCTGCGTCATTATATGTTACAGGAGCACCAACATGGGGTGTTAGCAACGTTGGAAAGTTCATGGAGGCAAATAATGGAAGTTATATAATCCACAGTCCGGGCCAGTTTCTGAATACACTTGATCCAGAACTGTTCCAGAATGCAAGGATGTCGCCGTCATCCTTAAGATACTATGGTATTGGACTAGAAAATGGAAACTATACAGTCACACTTCTGTTTGCAGAATTTGACTTCCCAGACACCCAGTCTTGGAAGAGCAGAGGTAGAAGGGTTTTTGATATATATGTCCAG GGTGAACGTAAGGAGCAGAACTTTGACATAAGGAAGGCCGCAGGCGGGAAATCTTTCACAGCTGTTAGGAAGCAGTATACTGTTCCTGTCACGAAGAACTTTCTAGATATTCATCTCTTCTGGGCTGGCAAGGGCACTTGCTGCATTCCTACTCAAGGCTACTATGGGCCTGCGATCTCAGCTTTGAGTGCAACACCAA ATTTCACCCCTACAGTGCGTAATGCGGTGATAAAGAAAGGTAGTAAAACAGGTGTGATCGCGGGAGCTATAGTTGGTGTTGTAGTTTTAGGATTGTTAGCATTTGCTGGAATCTTTGTATGGAGGCAGAAAAAGAGAAAACTAGCTTTGGAGCAAGAAG AGCTATACAGCATTGTTGGAAGACCTAATGTCCTCAGCTATGGGGAGCTGAGGTCAGCTACTGAAAATTTCAGTTCTAATAACCTTCTTGGTCAAGGAGGATATGGGTCGGTTTTTAAG GGAAAGTTAACTGATGGTAGGTTCGTGGCAGTGAAGCAGCTGTCTGAAACATCTCATCAGGGGAAAAAGGAATTCGCGACGGAAATAGAAACAATATCTCGGGTGCAACACCGTAATCTGGTGAAGTTGCATGGTTGCTGCCTTGAGGGCAATAAGCCATTGCTGGTTTATGAGTACCTGGAGAATGGAAGCCTGGACCGTGCTCTGTTTG GAAAAGGGAAGTCAAACCTAGACTGGTCAACGCGTTTTGAGATATGCTTAGGAATTGCAAGAGGTCTGGCCTATCTTCATGAAGAATCCAGCATCCGTGTTGTGCACAGGGACATAAAAGCCAGCAATGTCTTGCTTGATGCAAATCTCAATCCTAAGATCTCAGATTTCGGACTCGCAAAACTTTATGATGACCAGGAGACACATGTGAGCACAAAAGTTGCTGGTACATT TGGTTATCTTGCACCAGAGTATGCCATGAGAGGCCATGTGACAGAGAAGGTTGATGTGTTTGCATTTGGCGTCGTGGTATTGGAGACTTTAGCTGGAAGACCAAACTATTACACTACTGAGGACCAAAGCAAGGTTTATATTTTCGAATGG GTCTGGGAACTGTATGAGGACGGCCAACCTCTGGACATGCTAGACCCCAGGCTGGAGGACTTCGACAGCGAGGAGGTGCTTCGGGCCATCAAGGTGGCGCTCGTGTGCACCCAGGGCTCGCCCCACCAGCGGCCGCCCATGTCGAGGGTGGTGGCGATGTTGGCGGGCGACGTCGAGGCGCCCGACTGGGTGCCGAAGCCCAGCTACATCACGGAGTGGCAGATCAAGGGCGGAGGCGACACCAGCTACATGAGCTCCGAGGTCAACGGGCAGTCGAGCTCGGAGCCGGCGCCGTTCCTAGGCTCCGTCATCGACCAAGGCCGTTGA